TGGACCTGCCTGCGCATGCGTCCGGTGACCTTCATGGACCCCCTGACCCTGGCCGCCCTGGCTCCGCGGCCAAGTCCCTTCTGGCCCCCGGGCAGGTGCTGCAAAGCCGCCCGGCTCCGGGATTTCCTGAGTGCATCCACTACCGGCGGTCCGGCCCGGATGCGGCCCTGCCGCCCCGCGGACAGCAAAAGATGGACGGGGCTGAAGCCGCGTTTGATGAAAGCACCGGTGCCGGACGGGACCGGAACCAGGCAGACGGCGTCGAGTCCTGCCGCTGCCTCGTCGATGCCGTGGCCCAGACCCTTGGCAAGGACTGCCTTGAGCTGGTGTTGGCCGTGCCGCTTGAAGGACAGGAGGGCCTGGGCCAGTTCCTCGCGGTACACGCCGGCAGCGACAACGGGGAGGATCATGCCACCGTCCACTTTCATCAGGGCCGGCGCCTGTTCCTCGGCCCTGAACGGGTGCCTGGTCAGCACGCGGACCTGGCGCTCACAGCCCACGCAGAGTGCCAGGTCCTCCGCACCGCAGCAGACACAGTCCACCGGGAGCGCAAGTGCCAGGAGCTCGGCAGCGGCGACCGCCGCGAGATCCGCGGCGCGCAACCATGCGGTGGGCTGCCCGCCGCGGTGCTTGGCGGACGGCCGGGGCGGCAGTAAGTCCGGATCCGTGGGAGCCCTCGCGGGACAGTCCCCGGACCGCCGGACCGTGTGTTCTTTTCGCACCCCTCCATGTTCAGCCGGTAGCGGCTGCCAGGGAAGCGGGTCAGGGGGT
The window above is part of the Pseudarthrobacter sp. IC2-21 genome. Proteins encoded here:
- a CDS encoding ComF family protein translates to MRKEHTVRRSGDCPARAPTDPDLLPPRPSAKHRGGQPTAWLRAADLAAVAAAELLALALPVDCVCCGAEDLALCVGCERQVRVLTRHPFRAEEQAPALMKVDGGMILPVVAAGVYREELAQALLSFKRHGQHQLKAVLAKGLGHGIDEAAAGLDAVCLVPVPSGTGAFIKRGFSPVHLLLSAGRQGRIRAGPPVVDALRKSRSRAALQHLPGGQKGLGRGARAARVRGSMKVTGRMRRQVHGRRCIIVDDVLTTGATLAEAARALHLSGAIVAGAVVLAATRPPDSAGSGADAPQAAESRPSRKK